A region of the Roseiflexus sp. RS-1 genome:
TGTGGTGAGCGGACCGGCGCGTATCTTCGAGGTGGAAGTCAACGGTCGGCTCTTTACCGTGCGAGTGGCGGAAGCTGAGACCCGGTCGGAACGGACTGAACGGCGTATCAGGCAGGATCGTGCGGCACACCGCGCCCTCCATCCCGTTGCTGATGGAGTTGCCAGTTCGTTGCAGGGCATTGTTTCGGCAGTGGTGGTATCCCCCGGTCAGGAGGTTGAGGCAGGTCAGGTCGTCTTTGTTATTGAGGCGATGAAAATGGAGAACGAAATTACTGCACCGCGCAAGGGGGTCATCGGCGAAGTGCGGGTGCAGGTCGGGCAGACGGTCGAACCCGGAACGGTTTTGGCAACGTACCGTGCCGCCGGGGAACTTGCAGCATCGTGAGAGACGTATGAACACGCCAGAACTCTTCGTCGCCAGCGTCACACCGTTTACCGCACCAGCGGGCGCTGTGGATCATGGGTGGATCGTCAGGCATCTGCGCTGGCTGGAAGCGCAGGGTGTCGATGGTGTCGTGCCCTGCGGCACCACCGGCGAGGGGCAATCGTTGAGCGTTGCCGAACGGATGGCAATCTTCGATACAGTGCTGCACCATCGCGGGCAGTTGCGGGTGTTTGCGGGGACGGGATGCGCCGCGTTGAGCGACACGATTGCGCTGACGCGCTATGCGATCGAGCGTGGCGCCGACGCAGCACTGGTGCTGCCGCCCTTCTATTTCAAGAACCTGAGCGATGATGGTTTGCTCGGCTACTATCGCGCTCTGTGCGATGCGTTGCCCTCAAGCGCGCGGTTAATCCTCTATCATATCCCGCCGATGAGCCAGATTCCAATCACGCCAGCGGTGATTGCAGGACTCTATCAAAGTCATCCGCACATGGTGTATGGTTTGAAGGATAGTGGCGGCGATCTCGCCTATCTATCGATGCTCCGGCAGCGCTTCCCGGAGTTGCGCGTGTATGTCGGCAGTGCGGCACTGCTGGCGCAGGCGCTCCGCGAGGGTGCAACCGGCGGCATCTTTGCGCTGAGCAACGTCTTTCCTCGCGAGATGCGCGCGGTGATGACAGCGCACCTCAGCGGAGGCGATGTCGAAACCGCTCAGCAACGGGTGACGGCGTTGAGCGCGGTGCTGAAACCATACGGGAATCCGCCAGCGCTCAAGGCGTTGCTGGCGTGTATGGCAGATTTCCCGCGCACATCGTCTCGTTTTCCGCTCGTTGATCTCACCGACGAACAGGCAGATGCACTCTGGGCGGCAGTCCGGTCGTTGTGAGCGTCTGTCTGGGGAGGCGGCGATTCTCACAGAGGTTGAACCCAACGGACGAAGTTGAACACTCCCAGAATTGCGCGCCTCACGCGGCTACCGAAATGAATGTCGGTCTACGGGAGAAATACGCCGAAATTTATTTCGGCATAGCGTCGTTCTCACAGAAGAGTGGATAATGCGATGCGCCCGGCGTCCAGGTGGCGCGTTTGTGATCTCCGAGAGAAATACGCCGAAATGTAGAGCAGTTCTCACAAAGGTTGAATCTATTGGACGAGGTTGAACACTCCTGGAAATGGCGCGACCCACGCGATGACCGAAATACATTTCGGTCTACACTCTGCTGGACGCGGGCGCCTCGCGCGACACGGCAGGCCCAGACCGGGGTCAACGTATCTGAGAACTGCTATAATCCGGTATTCGCTCTTGCCGTGGGGCTAAAGCCCTCGGCTATGGAATGCGAAGCCCGCCCGCGCGGGCTGGATTGACAGGCCGCGTCAGCGGCCTTCGTCCTGGTAGCCGAGCCCTTCAGGGCGACGGCTCAACCGTCGGGGTCAACCCCTCGGCTCTGCGGTGCGAAGCCCATCTGCACGGGCTATGCCGGATCAATTCTAAAAACTCATGAGCGGCGCTCAGCGTGAACTTCTTCCACACATGGCGAAGGGGAATTGGGCGAACTGCTGCCTGCGACGGAAGACAGAACACCATACCCTGATCTCACAAGCGGGATGACCGGCACTGCCGGTTGACGACCGTGTGGTAGATCTCCTCGATCTGGTGTGCTGCTCGCTCCCACGAGAGGTCACGCACCGCGCGTTCGCGCAGGCGTCGTCCCAGTTCCTGCGCCCATTCCGGTCTGTCGAGCGCGAGTTCGATACCAGCAGCCAGGTCCTCGACGCTGCCATAGGCGGCATAGATGCCGCAGTCCCCCAAAAACTCGCGCGCGACTGGCGTATCGAAGGCGACCACCGGCAACCCCATCGCCATATAATTGCCGATCTTCCCGTTTCCTTCGGTGCGGCTCATCTTTGGCGCCACCGCCACGTCGCCAAGCGCCAGATAGGCGTGCAGGTCACGGTAAAAGATGCGTCCTGGCAGCGTGACATGATCGCCGACGCCGAGCGACTCCGCATAAGCGCGATAACTGGCAGGATCAGGATGCCCCATGATCAGGAAATGCACATCTGCGCGATGTGAGGTCACAATCCGTGCTGCCTGGATAAGATGGTGGGTACCCTGGTATGGCGCCAGCAACCCGATATACACCACGATGCGGCGGTCTGCCGGAATGCCGAGTTGTCGCCGTAACTCGCAACGTTGCGCCTCCCACTCCGGCGACCCGTCGAACGGGCGGAAACGGTGAGTGTTGACGCTATCGATGACAGTGTAGAGCCTGTCGGGGTGAACAGAACCATCGCGGCGCAGCAGATTCGCTGCATTGGTCGTCGAGGTGATCACCGCATCAGCATTGCGGTTGATCCAGCGCTCCAATCGCGTCAACAGCGGAAACAGCGGGTTGGTGCGCTTGATGAACCCGTGATCGAGCATTTCGCTGGTCATGCTGCCCTGATAATCCAGGATGAGCGGAATGCCGATCAAGCGTTTCAGCGCCAGACCGATAAAGGCTGCCTCGTGGGTGTGGGCATGAATGATCGTTGGACGGATCTCCAGCGCGACGCGCAGGCTGCGCCATGCCAGACCGACATCCAGGTACAGTTTATGGCGCGACGAACCGACAACGGCGCGTCGGATCCAGGGAACGTCCCACGAGCGACGAATGTCGAGACCGGGCATATCGTCGCCGTTGTGGTACGTTGCCAGTACCAGGCGATGACCGAGTTGTTGAACGGCTTTCGCTTCCTCCCAGATGCGAACGTGGTTGCCGTAATCCGAAAAAAAACTGGTCGAAGCCAGCATCAGTATCGTGTAAGGCACAGATGATCCTGCTGATGTGCTCAGTGCGACAACGGCGCCGCGCATATGGAGTTGCGCAGATAGCCCGGCAGTTCGCCAATATGCGACAACTGCACATACCCGTCGGTTGCCGCCTCGTCGTCGGTCACCTTTTCGTGATCCCAGGTCAGGTGATACGGAATATAGACCGCTCGCCCGCCTGCTGCGATAACCGGTAGAATATCAGATTTCAGCGAATTGCCAACCATTAAGAACTCGTCTGGTCGGATGCCGAAGCGTGTCATAAGTGCTGTATACGTCGCTGGCGTCTTATCGCTCACGATCTCGATATGCTGAAAATACTCGGCGATGCCGGAGCGCGCAATTTTACTCTCCTGATCGAACAGGTCTCCCTTGGTAATGATCATCAATCGGTAGGTTTCGCGCAGCGACGCAATCGTTTCGCGCACGCCGGGCAGCAGTTCGACCGGTGCGCGCAGCATATCGCGCGCAAAGTCGATGATCTGATGAATCTCCTGTGCGCCAATTCGACCATCGGTCACCTCGATTGCGGTCTCGATCATGGAGAGGGTGAACCCTTTGATGCCATACCCGAAGAACTTCAGATTCCGCATCTCGGTTTCGTAGAGTCGACGGTCGATCGTTGCGACGTCCTGAAAGGGGGCAAGCAGGCGTTTGAACTTCTCCTGGGTTATGGAGTAGAGCGTCTCATTGTGCCACAATGTATCGTCGGCATCGAATGCGATGGTGGTGATCATAGGAACCAAGAACTGAGAACTGAGAACCGAGAAACGTTCAACCTTCAACCTTCAACCTCTTCCCTGCTCATATGCCTCTGCCAGCACCTCGACGACGTGGCGCACCCGCATCTTCGAGCCGCGTCGGCGCAGCCCGCTTTCGAGTTGCAGATGACAGCCGGGGTTGGCGGTCACGATGATGTCTGCACCGGTGGCTTCCGCGTGGTTCAATTTTCGTTCGCCGAGGCGGGTTGCCATTGCAGGTTGAGTCACGTTGTAGATACCTGCGGAGCCGCAGCAGAGTGACGACTCCTGCATTTCGCGCAGGGTCACGCCGGGAATGGCGCGGAGAAGCTTGCGCGGTTGGGCGCTGATGCGCTGCGCGTGCGCCAGATGGCAGGGTTCCTGGTAGGTCACCGTCAGGTTGAGCGGTCGCATATCGGCGGTATTCAGGTCGAGCACGGCGAGGAACTCGGTCACGTCCTTCACTTTTGCCGAAAAGCGATGAGCGCGTTCCGCCCAGTGTGGATCGTCGTGGAGCAGGTGACCGTACTCTTTGAGCGTCGAGCCGCACCCGGCGGCATTGACAATGATCGCATCGAGACCCAACCCCTCGAATGCCGTGATATTGCGTCGCGCCAGATCACGCGCGCCTGCCAGGTCGCCGCCGTGGGCGTGGAGCGCGCCGCAACATCCCTGCTCAGGCGGCAGGAAAACCGTGCAACCATTCTTGCGCAGTACCCTGATCGTGGCATCGTGCACATCGGCGAATGCCGTCGCCATAATGCAACCGGTCAGCAGTGCAACAACGAACCGTTCCTCTCCTTCCGCCGGGAGAACCTGTCCTTCCGGCACGGTGAAGCGATCGCTGATGGGTGGCAGGAGCGCCTCGGTCTCATCGAGTTTCAGCGCGCGGAGCAATCCGCTGCGCCGCGCCAGCATTTGCGCACCGCTCTTCTGATAGAGCCACATCAGGCGTGAGAAGAGGCGAAACAGCGGCGGACGACGGAAGAGCAGACCAAATGCGCCAAAGCGCAGCAGGCGCACAAGCCACGGATGCGGTGGAAGCCGTCCATCGCCCTTTGCCTGTTCAATCTGCGTCCGTGACGCCTCGAGGATCTGCCCGTACAGCACACCGCTCGGGCAGACAGCTTCGCATGCGCGGCAATTGAGACAGGCGCTCATCTGCTCCTGGAAGACCTCACTCTCCATACCGATGCGCCCGTCGGCGACGGCTTTCATCAGGTAGATGCGTCCACGCGGTGAAAACTGTTCAAGTCCGGTTTCGCGATAGGTCGGGCATGCCGGGAGACACAACCCGCAATGGACGCAAGAGTTGATAACTGTATCACTGGGAATGTCGGGACCGGCAAACGGCACTCTGGCAGTTATCTCGTGTTCGGCGATCATGGCGAGTCCGGATCAAGGCTTCAAATCTCTGGACGATACTGGAGCGACATCACTTCATCACTGGACGCCGCTCCTGGGGGGCAAACGCCCGTATGATACAACCGTCTTGCATCATGTGCAAACGGAGCGGGTGAGAAGATGAGGTTGTGCAGCAACGTCTCAATGGAGATTGAGCATTATTATTTCTTCAAAAACCATCAGGTTGTTCCGGCAGTTGGGGCAGAGGGATGTCCTGCGACGACCATTCGAAGCGTCGTCAATACTTCCGCGAGGTCAGCGAGACGTGACCTGAAATTATCCGAAGAGGGGACAGGAGGGAACGTCCTGAAACCCTATCCCCCTTCGTGCCGTCTCAGGGAACGAACGTATACCCGATGTTGCGCACGGTCAGAATATGTCGTGGTTGATCGGCGTCGCGTTCGAGTTTGGCGCGCAGCCGCCAGACCGAGGTCGCAACAATGCTGCGCGACTGACGGGTCGTATAGCCCCAGATATGCTGGATGATCTGGCTGGTTGTGCAGACCTGCCCGCTACGTTTCATCAAGAACGATAGCAGGTGCACCTCGCGCGGGGTCAATTCGACCGCCGGGCGGTCAGATGCCACGCAGATCTGTCCTGCCGGATCAAGGACCCATCCACCGCAACTCAATCGCTCCATGGGTGGGCGACGAGCCTGCTGGCAGCGGCGCAGCACAGCGCCGACGCGGGCGATGAATTCGGATGAAGGGGTGTACTTGGCGATATAATCATCGGCGCCGAGGCGCAACCCCATGATGCGGTCTTCGGCGCGCGCCCGATGACTGTAGAAGACGACCGGCGTATCCAGGCTGCGTCGAATGCGGCGCAACACCTCGAACCCGTCGTAGTCGTTCAGTTCTGCCTCGAGGATCACCATATCAGGCATACCGCCGAAGACGGCGCGCAGCGCATCGCGACCGCCGCTTGAAGAACTGACGTGGTAGTGCGCGCGCTCAAAAAGTGCAGCAGTGACGGCTAATGATGTGCTGTCGCTATCCACCAGATGAATGTGAGGCATAGAGCCAGAACTCCTCCTGAACGTGTAGCGCGAATAGCGTGAATATCGTGCGCACGATGTACAACCGCGTTTTTACCATATCTGGTTCGGTAGCGTCTATGGTATGCTGCTCATCTTCTGCTCATATCGCTCGACATGTTGCGTTCAGGGCTTATCGGTGCAGCACTCCCGATACGGTACAGGATCGTATTGCTGACTTCTTTTGTGTTTTTGTCTCACGTTTTTGTGTTCTCAAATTTGATTGGAATCTTATCTCATCTTTTTGTGCAATACCATGCTCGTTGTTCGTCATCCGTCTGGGAGAAGTCAGTTCTCAGTTCCTGGTTCTCAGTTCCTGGTTCTCGGTTCTCGGTTCCTGGTTCCTGGTTCCTGGTTCCTGGTTCTCAGCCAGCGCACGATGCAGTCGAGCATGCCACTCCTGGTACAATAGCGCATCGAGCGCATGGAACGTCCAAATGCGCATTTTGAGTACGGAGAGGCTTCGCAATGCTGCTGACGTGGTCCCTCTTCATTCTGTGTGCGGCAGTGATCCTGGTTGCTGGAACACAACTCTCGCGGTATGGCGATGTTATCGCCGATATGACCGGTCTGGGGCGCACCTGGATCGGCGTCGTGCTGCTGGCGTCGGTCACGTCGCTGCCGGAACTGATCACGGGGTTCAGTTCAACCGCAATCTTCCGTGTGCCGGATATTGCCATGGGGGATATCGCCGGGAGTTGCATGTTCAACCTGTTGATCATCGCCATGCTCGATGCACTGCACAGTCCTGCGCCAATTTCGGCACGGGTGCATCAGGGGCAGGTGCTGTCCGCTTCCTTTGGCATCCTCTTGCTGGGGCTGGTCAGTCTGAGCCTCATCCTGGACGAGATGCTTCCCGTGATCGGATGGGTGAGCGTGTCGAGCGTGTTCTTCGTGGGAATCTACCTGCTGGCAATGCGCATCATCTTTACCTACGAACAGCGTCGTCTTGTCGAAGAGTTTGTTGCCGAGATGGCCACCGAAGCGGAAGTGCGTCATCCATCGCCTGTGCGCGTTTATGGCTTGTTTGCGCTCAACGCGGTGCTGATCGTCGGTGCGGCGCTCTATCTGCCCGGCCTGGCTGAAACGCTGGCGGAGACGACGGGTCTGGGGCAGACGTTTTTCGGAACGATCTTTGTGGCGCTTTCGACATCGCTGCCCGAGGTGGTTGTTTCGATTGCGGCGCTGCGCATCGGCGCCATCGATATGGCAGTGGGCAATATCTTTGGCAGCAATCTGTTCAATGTCGGCATTCTGGCGCTCGATGATCTGTTCTACACGCCAGGACCGCTGCTGGCGTCGGTCGAACTATCGCATATCGTGGCTGTGCTTGGGGCGATGGTGATGACAGCAATTGCCGTGGTTGGGTTGACCTATCGGAGTGGGAGCAAGCGCCTGTTCATCGCCTGGGATGCGCTGGGCATCGTGGTCGTCTATGCCCTGGCGAGCGCAGCGCTCTATCTGATGGGAAGCGCATGATGCTGGCACTGATCGTCGTGAATGGTCGTGTCGGGTTCGCAGATACGGTATGATGGGCTGTCGTACCATCGAACGTTCTTAAACCAGTTCTTAATATCAGTGATACCTGGAATTAATACAAATCTGATACATTACATTATCGGGCACATGCCCTCTATGTCACCAATCGCACAGCGCTGTGCATAGCGATGCAAACCCTTTCGGGGACTGTCTCTTCCGGTTCGCCTGACCATATCCCGGCGCAAAAATTTGACCGTCGCGCGTTCGTATCCAGCGTTGCAGGAGGGGATTGTGTTTATCAGGCTTCTTCGCGGCAGTGTGGTCGTCATCACTCTGCTTGCTTCAGCATGTGCTGGCGTTGCTTCTCCCCCTTCAGTCGGTTCGCCGTCCCCTGTGCCAGCCTCGACGCCAGACGTCACACCGTCTGTCGTGGATGTCACGCCGTCTGTTGTGGTTGTGCAACCAACAAGCACGCCTGTTGCCAAACCGACAGTGCGTCCCGATCTTAGTGGTGATATCGTGATCGACGGTTCGAGCACGGTCTATCCGATTACCGAACTTGCTATGCAGCAGTTTGCCGAAATTGCACCCAATGTACGCATTCAATTGGGGGTCAGCGGTACGGGAGGCGGGTTCAAAAAGTTCTGCGCCGGCATCACCGACATTTCGGATGCATCACGACCGATCAAGCCGGACGAAAGCGAGATCTGTCGTGCCAACGGCATCGAGTTTGTCGAGATACCGGTAGCGTTCGACGGTATCTCGGTGATTGTCAATCCGGAAAATCGGTGGGTGCAGTGTATGACCGTCGATGAACTGAAGCAGATGTGGGCGCCGGATTCGGAAGGGAAGGTTGTCACCTGGAAGCAGATACGCGCGGAGTGGCCCGATCAACCGTTCAAACTCTACGCACCCGGCATCGACTCCGGTACGCACGATTATTTTACTGCTGCGATTGTTGGCAAAGAAGACGCCAGCCGCAACGACTATATTGGCAGTGAGGACGACTATATTCTGATGCAACGGGTGATCGAGGAAAAGAACGGTATCGCGTATGTAGGTTTTGCCTACTATCAGGAGTATACCGACAAAGTAGGCGTCGTCGCTATTGATGCAGGAAATGGATGCGTCTCGCCCTCCATTGAAACAATTACAAATGGAACATACACTCCGCTTGCGCGCCCGCTCTTTATTTATGTACGCAATGATCGGCTCGACCGACCGGAAGTGGAGGCGTTTGTGACGTTTTATCTCGAAAATGCCGCCGATCTGGTTCAAGCGGCGCGGTATATTCCATTACCGCCACGCGTCTATGAACTGGTTGGGCAGCGAGTCGCCAAACGAACAACCGGTTCGGTCTTTAGCGAAGGAATTCAGGTAGGCGTTTCGATTGAAACATTGCTGATGCTGGAGGACAAGTGAAACTATCGATTCGTACCAAGCTTCTGGCGGCTCTGGGCGTCGACCTGCTCCTGATGCTGGTTCTGGGAAGTTTTGCTCTGCATCAGATGAGCACTATGAACCAGAAAGCGGATTTCGTCGTTAATCAGACAATCCTGTCGATCGATCTGGTCAACGCGATGAACGACATTATCCTGAATTATCGCACGCGCCAGATGGAGTATATCCTCAATGCCGCTCCAGCTGACAAGCAGCGGATCGAAAAAGAGTTGCTGGACCTTGAACAGCGCATGGACGATATGTTTCGGCGGTACAACGCCAGTTACCAGCCGGATCAGACGGAACGTGCGGTGTTTGAGCAGGTGCAAAAGGATTGGGAGCGGTATGTGCATCTGACGCATACCCAGTTTATTCCCGCGAACCGTAACAGTAACACCGGTAATGTCCATCCCTCATTCGGTCGCCTGTCGCCGTTGTACGGCAGCCTGCAAACCAATATTCAGAAGGTGCGGGAACAGAGTCAGGCGCGTGCTGAGGCGGCGCGCGTCAGCGTCGAAACGGCATATGCCACGTCGCGTTTCGTAATCGTCAGTGAGACCTTCCTGACGCTGGTGGTTTCTGCCGTGATCGGGTTGACCCTTTCGGGCAACATTGCGCGCCGCATTCGCACCTTGCGCGATGCGACCGTTGCGGTTGCGCAGGGAGACCTGGATCAACGGGTGGCACTGCGCGGCAGTGACGAACTGGTCTTGCTGGCGAACAACTTCAACCTGATGGTTGCCAGTTTGCGTCAGCAGCGCGTTCTGCTGGAGGAGCGCAACGCCGAACTTTCGGCGAGCCTGGAGGCGCAGCGCAAACTGATGGACGATCTGGTACAGCGGAAGCAGGCGGAAGAAGCGGCACATCGCGCGCAGGCGGCGGCAGAGGCGGCCAGTCACGCGAAAAGTATGTTCCTGGCAACCATGAGCCACGAACTGCGCACACCGCTCAACGCCATCCTGGGGTATGTGCAATTATTGCATCTTGAAGCTCACATGCGCGGTCGATCTGAGATGCTTCCCGATCTAGAACGCATCCGCTCAGCCGGGAAGCACTTGCTGACGATTATCAGCAACATTCTGGATTTCTCCAAGATCGAGCAGGGGAAGATGAATGTCGAGATCAACCCCTTCAGTGTGGATACGGTTGCCCGTGAAGTGATCGGGATCATCGATCCGCTGGCGCGCAATCGAAAGAATACGCTGAACCTCGTTTGTCCGCCGGATGCCGGTATGATGCAGTCCGACGCTGGCAAAGTGCGTCAGATTCTCTTCAACCTGCTGAGCAATGCAGTCAAATTCACCGAAGAAGGAACGGTCACACTGACCGTGGAACGTGAGCGCCACCCGGATGGCGATTGGGTGCAATTCAGTGTTGCCGATACCGGAATCGGCATTGCGCCGGAACAGATGGCGCATCTCTTTCAGCCGTTTTATCAGGTTCACCAGAACAGATCGCGCAATTATGGCGGTACCGGTCTGGGGTTGGCGCTGAGCCGGCAGTTATGTCGGTTGCTTGGCGGAGATATTCGTGTGACGAGTGAAGTTGGGAGAGGATCGGTCTTTACCGTGCGTCTGCCGGCATGCATCGATGCAGCG
Encoded here:
- a CDS encoding dihydrodipicolinate synthase family protein; translation: MNTPELFVASVTPFTAPAGAVDHGWIVRHLRWLEAQGVDGVVPCGTTGEGQSLSVAERMAIFDTVLHHRGQLRVFAGTGCAALSDTIALTRYAIERGADAALVLPPFYFKNLSDDGLLGYYRALCDALPSSARLILYHIPPMSQIPITPAVIAGLYQSHPHMVYGLKDSGGDLAYLSMLRQRFPELRVYVGSAALLAQALREGATGGIFALSNVFPREMRAVMTAHLSGGDVETAQQRVTALSAVLKPYGNPPALKALLACMADFPRTSSRFPLVDLTDEQADALWAAVRSL
- a CDS encoding glycosyltransferase family 4 protein, with amino-acid sequence MPYTILMLASTSFFSDYGNHVRIWEEAKAVQQLGHRLVLATYHNGDDMPGLDIRRSWDVPWIRRAVVGSSRHKLYLDVGLAWRSLRVALEIRPTIIHAHTHEAAFIGLALKRLIGIPLILDYQGSMTSEMLDHGFIKRTNPLFPLLTRLERWINRNADAVITSTTNAANLLRRDGSVHPDRLYTVIDSVNTHRFRPFDGSPEWEAQRCELRRQLGIPADRRIVVYIGLLAPYQGTHHLIQAARIVTSHRADVHFLIMGHPDPASYRAYAESLGVGDHVTLPGRIFYRDLHAYLALGDVAVAPKMSRTEGNGKIGNYMAMGLPVVAFDTPVAREFLGDCGIYAAYGSVEDLAAGIELALDRPEWAQELGRRLRERAVRDLSWERAAHQIEEIYHTVVNRQCRSSRL
- a CDS encoding HAD family hydrolase, encoding MITTIAFDADDTLWHNETLYSITQEKFKRLLAPFQDVATIDRRLYETEMRNLKFFGYGIKGFTLSMIETAIEVTDGRIGAQEIHQIIDFARDMLRAPVELLPGVRETIASLRETYRLMIITKGDLFDQESKIARSGIAEYFQHIEIVSDKTPATYTALMTRFGIRPDEFLMVGNSLKSDILPVIAAGGRAVYIPYHLTWDHEKVTDDEAATDGYVQLSHIGELPGYLRNSICAAPLSH
- a CDS encoding (Fe-S)-binding protein produces the protein MIAEHEITARVPFAGPDIPSDTVINSCVHCGLCLPACPTYRETGLEQFSPRGRIYLMKAVADGRIGMESEVFQEQMSACLNCRACEAVCPSGVLYGQILEASRTQIEQAKGDGRLPPHPWLVRLLRFGAFGLLFRRPPLFRLFSRLMWLYQKSGAQMLARRSGLLRALKLDETEALLPPISDRFTVPEGQVLPAEGEERFVVALLTGCIMATAFADVHDATIRVLRKNGCTVFLPPEQGCCGALHAHGGDLAGARDLARRNITAFEGLGLDAIIVNAAGCGSTLKEYGHLLHDDPHWAERAHRFSAKVKDVTEFLAVLDLNTADMRPLNLTVTYQEPCHLAHAQRISAQPRKLLRAIPGVTLREMQESSLCCGSAGIYNVTQPAMATRLGERKLNHAEATGADIIVTANPGCHLQLESGLRRRGSKMRVRHVVEVLAEAYEQGRG
- a CDS encoding response regulator transcription factor, producing the protein MPHIHLVDSDSTSLAVTAALFERAHYHVSSSSGGRDALRAVFGGMPDMVILEAELNDYDGFEVLRRIRRSLDTPVVFYSHRARAEDRIMGLRLGADDYIAKYTPSSEFIARVGAVLRRCQQARRPPMERLSCGGWVLDPAGQICVASDRPAVELTPREVHLLSFLMKRSGQVCTTSQIIQHIWGYTTRQSRSIVATSVWRLRAKLERDADQPRHILTVRNIGYTFVP
- a CDS encoding sodium:calcium antiporter; translated protein: MLLTWSLFILCAAVILVAGTQLSRYGDVIADMTGLGRTWIGVVLLASVTSLPELITGFSSTAIFRVPDIAMGDIAGSCMFNLLIIAMLDALHSPAPISARVHQGQVLSASFGILLLGLVSLSLILDEMLPVIGWVSVSSVFFVGIYLLAMRIIFTYEQRRLVEEFVAEMATEAEVRHPSPVRVYGLFALNAVLIVGAALYLPGLAETLAETTGLGQTFFGTIFVALSTSLPEVVVSIAALRIGAIDMAVGNIFGSNLFNVGILALDDLFYTPGPLLASVELSHIVAVLGAMVMTAIAVVGLTYRSGSKRLFIAWDALGIVVVYALASAALYLMGSA
- a CDS encoding PstS family phosphate ABC transporter substrate-binding protein, with amino-acid sequence MFIRLLRGSVVVITLLASACAGVASPPSVGSPSPVPASTPDVTPSVVDVTPSVVVVQPTSTPVAKPTVRPDLSGDIVIDGSSTVYPITELAMQQFAEIAPNVRIQLGVSGTGGGFKKFCAGITDISDASRPIKPDESEICRANGIEFVEIPVAFDGISVIVNPENRWVQCMTVDELKQMWAPDSEGKVVTWKQIRAEWPDQPFKLYAPGIDSGTHDYFTAAIVGKEDASRNDYIGSEDDYILMQRVIEEKNGIAYVGFAYYQEYTDKVGVVAIDAGNGCVSPSIETITNGTYTPLARPLFIYVRNDRLDRPEVEAFVTFYLENAADLVQAARYIPLPPRVYELVGQRVAKRTTGSVFSEGIQVGVSIETLLMLEDK
- a CDS encoding sensor histidine kinase; translation: MKLSIRTKLLAALGVDLLLMLVLGSFALHQMSTMNQKADFVVNQTILSIDLVNAMNDIILNYRTRQMEYILNAAPADKQRIEKELLDLEQRMDDMFRRYNASYQPDQTERAVFEQVQKDWERYVHLTHTQFIPANRNSNTGNVHPSFGRLSPLYGSLQTNIQKVREQSQARAEAARVSVETAYATSRFVIVSETFLTLVVSAVIGLTLSGNIARRIRTLRDATVAVAQGDLDQRVALRGSDELVLLANNFNLMVASLRQQRVLLEERNAELSASLEAQRKLMDDLVQRKQAEEAAHRAQAAAEAASHAKSMFLATMSHELRTPLNAILGYVQLLHLEAHMRGRSEMLPDLERIRSAGKHLLTIISNILDFSKIEQGKMNVEINPFSVDTVAREVIGIIDPLARNRKNTLNLVCPPDAGMMQSDAGKVRQILFNLLSNAVKFTEEGTVTLTVERERHPDGDWVQFSVADTGIGIAPEQMAHLFQPFYQVHQNRSRNYGGTGLGLALSRQLCRLLGGDIRVTSEVGRGSVFTVRLPACIDAAHTADVRLDFAHSAHYGIPDEYRITTTSSLHTTTSISA